The following are from one region of the Amycolatopsis sp. QT-25 genome:
- the panC gene encoding pantoate--beta-alanine ligase, whose translation MTTPKFARGTLHTFQPPEQVSKVTRALHGVGRKVALVPTMGALHAGHRELIRRAKRLPNTVVATSIFVNPLQFGEGEDFEAYPRPLDKDLEVLKEDGVELGFLPKASDLYPDGATVTVHPGALGDELEGAVRPGHFAGVLTVVAKLFNIVRPDYAFFGEKDYQQLVLIKKMVRDLNFDTRVIGVPTVRERDGLALSSRNVYLTPEQREDAIVLSAALTAGAFVGRDGAEAVLATARQTLAARAGVEVDYLELRGTDLGPAPADGEARLLIAARVGSTRLIDNVPVMLGAAVDHPEHALDAGE comes from the coding sequence GTGACCACACCGAAGTTCGCCCGAGGCACGCTGCACACCTTCCAGCCGCCCGAGCAGGTCAGCAAGGTGACGCGTGCCCTGCACGGCGTCGGCCGCAAGGTCGCGCTGGTGCCCACGATGGGTGCCCTGCACGCGGGGCACCGCGAGCTGATCCGCCGGGCGAAGCGGCTGCCGAACACGGTCGTCGCGACGTCGATCTTCGTGAATCCCCTGCAGTTCGGGGAGGGCGAAGACTTCGAGGCGTACCCGCGTCCGCTGGACAAGGACCTCGAAGTGCTGAAGGAAGACGGCGTCGAGCTGGGCTTTCTGCCCAAGGCCTCGGATCTGTATCCCGACGGGGCCACCGTCACGGTGCATCCCGGCGCGCTCGGCGACGAGCTGGAAGGCGCGGTGCGGCCCGGGCATTTCGCCGGCGTGCTGACCGTGGTGGCGAAACTGTTCAACATCGTGCGGCCGGACTACGCCTTCTTCGGGGAGAAGGACTACCAGCAGCTGGTGCTGATCAAGAAGATGGTGCGTGACCTGAACTTCGACACCCGTGTGATCGGCGTGCCGACGGTCCGGGAACGCGACGGGCTGGCGTTGTCCTCGCGCAACGTCTACCTGACTCCGGAACAGCGCGAGGACGCGATCGTGTTGTCGGCGGCACTCACCGCGGGTGCCTTCGTCGGACGCGACGGCGCGGAAGCCGTGTTGGCGACCGCCAGGCAGACTCTCGCCGCGCGTGCGGGAGTCGAGGTCGACTATCTGGAATTGAGGGGAACCGACCTCGGGCCCGCGCCCGCGGACGGTGAGGCGCGGTTGCTGATCGCGGCCAGGGTGGGGAGTACCCGGCTGATCGACAACGTCCCGGTGATGCTCGGTGCCGCCGTGGACCATCCGGAACACGCGCTGGACGCAGGGGAATAG
- the lysS gene encoding lysine--tRNA ligase, giving the protein MTEIPASEGVSPDEDLPEQMRVRRDKRDRIIAEGIDPYPVEVPRTHSLAEVREKHSGLPADTATGEIVGVTGRVMFMRNTGKLCFASLREGDGTELQAMISLAKVGADALAAWKSDVDLGDHVFVSGEVITSKRGELSVLADSWRITSKALRPLPVMYKELAEETRIRQRYVDLIVRPKARDVVRTRAGVLRSLRDSFHGRGFLEVETPMLQTLHGGAAARPFVTHSNAFDLDLYLRIAPELYLKRCVVGGIEKVFEINRNFRNEGSDSSHSPEFAMLEYYEAYATYDSNAVMTRQLVQEAAQNVLGTQVVTLADGSEYDLSGEWTTLGMYESLSEALSEEVTPETSADKLRSYAEARELELDPKLGHGKLVEELWEHLVGDHLHAPTFVRDFPVETSPLTRQHRSKPGVAEKWDLYVRGFELATGYSELVDPVVERQRLVEQARLGAQGDSEAMNLDEDFLRALEYGMPPSGGVGMGIDRLLMALTGLGIRETILFPLVRPE; this is encoded by the coding sequence ATGACTGAAATCCCCGCATCCGAGGGCGTGAGCCCCGACGAAGACCTGCCGGAACAGATGCGGGTGCGCCGGGACAAGCGCGACCGGATAATCGCGGAGGGTATCGATCCGTATCCGGTCGAGGTGCCCCGGACGCACTCGCTCGCCGAAGTGCGCGAGAAGCATTCCGGTCTTCCCGCCGACACCGCCACCGGCGAGATCGTCGGCGTCACCGGCCGGGTCATGTTCATGCGCAATACCGGCAAACTGTGTTTCGCAAGTCTCCGTGAAGGCGACGGCACCGAGTTGCAGGCGATGATCAGCCTCGCGAAGGTGGGTGCGGACGCGCTCGCGGCGTGGAAGTCCGATGTCGATCTCGGCGATCACGTATTCGTCTCCGGCGAGGTCATCACCTCCAAGCGCGGTGAGCTTTCCGTGCTGGCCGACTCCTGGCGGATCACGTCGAAAGCGTTGCGCCCGTTGCCGGTGATGTACAAAGAGCTGGCCGAGGAAACGCGGATCCGGCAGCGTTATGTCGATCTGATCGTGCGTCCCAAGGCGCGGGACGTGGTCCGTACCCGGGCCGGTGTGCTGCGTTCCCTGCGTGACTCGTTTCACGGCCGGGGATTCCTCGAGGTCGAGACCCCGATGCTGCAAACACTGCACGGCGGCGCGGCGGCCCGGCCATTCGTCACGCATTCGAATGCCTTCGACCTCGACCTCTACTTGAGGATCGCGCCGGAGCTGTACCTCAAGCGTTGCGTGGTCGGCGGTATCGAGAAGGTCTTCGAGATCAACCGGAACTTCCGGAACGAGGGCAGCGACTCGTCCCACTCGCCGGAGTTCGCGATGCTCGAGTACTACGAAGCGTATGCGACCTATGACTCCAATGCGGTGATGACGCGCCAGCTCGTCCAGGAGGCGGCGCAGAACGTTCTCGGTACTCAGGTGGTCACTCTCGCCGACGGTTCGGAGTACGACCTGTCCGGCGAGTGGACCACGCTCGGAATGTACGAGTCGCTGTCCGAGGCGTTGTCGGAAGAGGTCACTCCCGAGACATCGGCGGACAAGCTGCGTTCCTATGCCGAAGCGCGAGAGCTGGAGCTCGACCCGAAGTTAGGTCACGGCAAACTCGTCGAAGAACTTTGGGAACATCTCGTCGGAGATCATCTCCACGCCCCCACTTTTGTCCGTGATTTTCCGGTGGAGACATCCCCGCTGACCAGGCAACACCGCAGCAAGCCGGGGGTGGCCGAGAAGTGGGATCTGTACGTGCGCGGATTCGAACTGGCCACCGGATACTCCGAGCTGGTCGATCCCGTGGTGGAGCGTCAGCGGCTGGTGGAACAGGCCCGGCTGGGTGCGCAGGGTGATAGTGAGGCCATGAACCTGGATGAGGATTTCCTCCGTGCGCTCGAGTACGGAATGCCGCCGAGCGGTGGTGTCGGAATGGGGATCGACCGGTTGCTGATGGCGCTGACCGGCCTTGGTATCCGGGAGACCATCCTCTTCCCGCTCGTCCGACCCGAATAA
- a CDS encoding Lsr2 family protein produces MAQKVLVSLVDDLDGTEAEETVEFGLDGVSYQIDLSAENAEELRDALAQYVEHARRAGGRKRTAIRPVAGVKAAARPATVDREQNQAIRAWARKNGFQVSDRGRIPSEVVEAYHKKN; encoded by the coding sequence ATGGCACAGAAGGTGCTCGTCTCGCTCGTCGACGACCTCGACGGCACTGAGGCGGAAGAGACCGTCGAGTTCGGTTTGGACGGTGTCAGCTACCAGATCGACCTTTCCGCGGAAAACGCGGAAGAGCTCCGTGACGCGCTGGCCCAGTATGTGGAGCACGCCCGTCGCGCGGGTGGCCGCAAGCGCACCGCCATTCGTCCGGTCGCCGGCGTGAAGGCCGCCGCCCGCCCCGCGACCGTGGACCGCGAGCAGAACCAGGCCATTCGCGCCTGGGCCCGCAAGAACGGCTTCCAGGTTTCCGACCGTGGACGTATCCCGTCCGAGGTCGTGGAGGCATACCACAAGAAGAACTGA
- a CDS encoding class I SAM-dependent methyltransferase, which yields MNSSTPGIEPGLHARRAASFGAKAAAYAAHRPDYPEKALAWGLAGVRGTPERVLDLGAGTGKVSQGLLALGVAVTAVDPDAQMLAELTKALPTVTPLIGTAEEIPLPDGSVDAVVVGQAVHWFDLDRAYPEMARVLRPGGVVVALWNHDDESTAWLAEFNTLIRSSASRRWLSDYESLPVHEAFEPFEKQIFGHKQPRTAESLVETIATHSHLLVAPEAERAAKLRAAREFLDRNPETASGEFDVPLTTTVFRAGKR from the coding sequence GTGAACTCATCCACTCCCGGCATCGAACCCGGACTGCACGCCCGCCGAGCCGCCTCGTTCGGCGCGAAGGCCGCCGCCTATGCCGCACATCGGCCGGACTACCCGGAAAAGGCACTGGCCTGGGGGCTGGCCGGCGTCAGGGGAACCCCGGAACGGGTCCTCGACCTCGGCGCGGGCACCGGCAAGGTCAGCCAGGGCCTGCTCGCACTGGGTGTCGCGGTCACCGCGGTCGACCCGGACGCGCAGATGCTCGCGGAGCTCACCAAGGCACTCCCCACCGTGACCCCGCTCATCGGGACGGCCGAGGAGATCCCGCTGCCGGACGGATCCGTGGACGCCGTGGTGGTGGGCCAGGCGGTCCACTGGTTCGACCTCGACCGGGCCTACCCGGAGATGGCCAGGGTGCTTCGGCCGGGTGGAGTCGTTGTGGCGCTGTGGAACCACGACGACGAGTCGACGGCCTGGCTGGCCGAGTTCAACACGCTGATCAGAAGTTCGGCGAGCAGGCGCTGGCTGAGCGACTACGAATCGCTGCCGGTTCACGAAGCCTTCGAACCGTTCGAGAAGCAGATCTTCGGCCACAAGCAGCCAAGGACGGCGGAAAGCCTGGTGGAGACGATCGCCACCCATTCGCATCTGCTGGTGGCCCCGGAAGCGGAACGCGCCGCCAAACTGCGCGCGGCACGGGAATTCCTCGACCGGAACCCGGAAACCGCCTCGGGCGAATTCGACGTTCCGCTCACCACCACGGTCTTCCGGGCGGGCAAACGATGA
- the panD gene encoding aspartate 1-decarboxylase produces MYRTMLKSKIHRATVTQADLHYVGSVTVDEDLMDAADLLPGEQVSIVDVTNGARLETYVIAGERGSGVLGINGAAAHLVHPGDLVILISYAQMENTEAASFRPRVVFVDADNRIVEKGTNPGHAPEGSGLLSGTVTLADDDTMTFPVAETADARRLDALLHAES; encoded by the coding sequence ATGTACCGCACCATGCTGAAATCCAAGATCCACCGGGCGACGGTCACCCAGGCCGATCTCCACTACGTCGGTTCGGTGACCGTCGACGAGGACCTGATGGACGCGGCGGATCTGCTGCCGGGCGAACAGGTGTCCATTGTGGACGTCACCAACGGCGCGCGGCTCGAGACCTACGTGATCGCGGGCGAACGCGGCAGCGGCGTGCTCGGCATCAACGGTGCCGCGGCGCATCTGGTGCACCCCGGGGATCTGGTGATCCTGATTTCGTACGCGCAGATGGAGAACACCGAAGCGGCCTCGTTCCGGCCGCGGGTCGTCTTCGTCGACGCGGACAACCGGATCGTCGAGAAGGGCACCAACCCCGGCCACGCGCCGGAGGGTTCCGGGTTGTTGAGCGGCACCGTGACGCTGGCCGACGACGACACGATGACCTTCCCGGTCGCCGAAACCGCCGACGCCCGCCGTCTCGACGCGCTGCTGCACGCCGAAAGCTGA
- a CDS encoding PrsW family intramembrane metalloprotease, with protein MSEPSSSTPGLDRPRRSRSITVLLPVLGLIAVALCGLFVFGTVTEKVGLPAVTIGVLAALVPVAVVVTAFLWVDRWEPEPPKLLLLSFVWGACVATIIALLLNSGAEAVGDLLLGTGAGGKISGLVSAPLVEEAAKAAFILLLWWRRPIEFDGVVDGIVYAGFTAAGFAFTENIYYFGRAFAEHGFGDGTSAGVLAAFFLRGVLSPFTHPLFAVMTGIGLGIAASSKVRSLRILAPIGGYVVAVLLHALWNGAALLGGAKTFLNVYFLIMVPLFIGVFSVVVMQRRREQRIVAAALPLMVDARWIAPSEVPLLASLSGRRSWRKQARKQSGREAAKAVGRYQASVTELAFLRRGRKLTDEAKQRQRELLRLLKTSRAEAVRLADGAPRG; from the coding sequence GTGAGCGAGCCTTCCTCCTCGACGCCCGGTCTCGACCGGCCACGCCGGTCTCGGTCGATCACCGTGCTGCTGCCGGTGCTCGGGCTGATCGCCGTCGCGCTGTGCGGGCTGTTCGTGTTCGGCACGGTGACCGAGAAGGTCGGCTTGCCCGCGGTGACGATCGGTGTGCTCGCGGCGCTGGTCCCGGTCGCCGTGGTGGTCACGGCCTTCCTGTGGGTCGACCGGTGGGAACCGGAACCGCCGAAGCTCCTGCTGCTGTCGTTCGTCTGGGGCGCTTGCGTCGCGACGATCATCGCGCTCCTGCTCAACAGCGGCGCCGAAGCCGTCGGTGACCTGCTCCTCGGTACCGGCGCCGGCGGCAAGATCAGCGGACTGGTCTCCGCGCCGCTCGTCGAGGAAGCCGCGAAGGCCGCCTTCATCCTGCTGTTGTGGTGGCGCCGCCCGATCGAGTTCGACGGCGTCGTGGACGGCATCGTCTACGCCGGTTTCACCGCGGCAGGGTTCGCCTTCACCGAGAACATCTATTACTTCGGCCGTGCCTTCGCCGAACACGGCTTCGGTGACGGCACGAGCGCCGGTGTGCTCGCGGCGTTCTTCCTCCGTGGCGTGCTCTCGCCGTTCACCCATCCGCTGTTCGCCGTCATGACCGGGATCGGGCTCGGCATCGCCGCGAGCAGCAAGGTGCGCTCGCTGCGGATCCTGGCGCCGATCGGCGGCTACGTCGTCGCGGTGCTGCTGCACGCGTTGTGGAACGGCGCCGCCCTGCTCGGCGGCGCCAAGACCTTCCTGAACGTCTATTTCCTGATCATGGTGCCGCTGTTCATCGGGGTCTTCTCGGTGGTGGTCATGCAGCGGCGCCGCGAGCAGCGGATCGTCGCGGCCGCGTTGCCGCTGATGGTCGACGCGCGCTGGATCGCGCCGTCCGAGGTGCCGCTGCTGGCCAGTCTGTCCGGACGGCGGTCGTGGCGGAAACAGGCGCGGAAGCAGTCGGGGCGCGAGGCGGCGAAAGCCGTCGGCCGGTATCAAGCCAGCGTGACCGAACTCGCGTTCCTGCGGCGCGGCCGAAAACTCACCGACGAAGCGAAACAGCGGCAGCGTGAGCTGCTCCGGCTTCTCAAGACGTCGCGGGCCGAGGCCGTGCGGCTGGCCGACGGTGCGCCACGCGGTTGA
- a CDS encoding DUF3180 domain-containing protein has translation MHFTRPRELAVAGLLGLVLAYLLFQVAYGSIPALPLFAGITLLVLALCEVVLAFVIRSRIKEGRVLAALSVARSVALAKASSLAGSAMTGVWLAAFAYLFPRRDELLAASGDLRSATVGIVSSAALVAAALWLEHCCRTPEGGDRGPDPEPTG, from the coding sequence ATGCACTTCACCCGGCCACGCGAGCTGGCGGTGGCCGGCCTCCTGGGTCTGGTCCTGGCCTATCTGCTCTTCCAGGTCGCCTACGGATCGATCCCCGCGCTTCCGCTTTTCGCCGGAATCACGCTTCTCGTCCTCGCGCTCTGCGAGGTCGTGCTCGCCTTCGTCATCCGTTCGCGGATCAAGGAGGGTCGCGTGCTCGCCGCGCTCTCCGTCGCCCGATCGGTGGCTCTCGCCAAGGCCTCGTCGCTCGCCGGATCCGCCATGACGGGGGTCTGGCTGGCGGCTTTCGCGTATCTTTTTCCGCGACGTGACGAACTCCTCGCGGCGAGCGGTGACCTCCGCTCGGCGACGGTCGGGATCGTCAGCTCCGCGGCGCTGGTAGCTGCGGCTTTGTGGCTCGAACACTGCTGCCGGACCCCCGAGGGCGGTGATCGGGGCCCCGATCCCGAGCCGACCGGTTAA
- a CDS encoding DUF2520 domain-containing protein codes for MMRPARLTVGVVSAGRVGSVVGAALSRAGHTVVAASGLSDASVRRAEQLLPDVPLLPPDEVARRADLVLLALPDDTLAGMVRGFVATGSLRPGQIVVHTSGAHGIDVLAPAAEAGALPLALHPVMTFAGRAEDLDRLAACSVGVTATEGDEAAWNVGEALTVEMGAEPVRVPDEARALYHAALAHGANHLMTLVADCAELLREAGIAQPERLVAPLLSAALDNVLRHGDRALTGPVARGDLGTVRKHLAVLAERGPDVAPSYRALARRTLARGDAAGLLDASAAAELAELLSDPADPAEGQQNQ; via the coding sequence ATGATGAGGCCCGCTCGCCTGACCGTGGGCGTCGTTTCCGCGGGCCGGGTCGGCAGTGTCGTCGGTGCCGCGCTCTCCAGGGCCGGGCACACCGTCGTCGCCGCTTCGGGCCTTTCCGACGCTTCGGTTCGCCGGGCGGAGCAACTGCTCCCCGACGTGCCCCTCCTGCCGCCCGACGAGGTCGCCCGCCGCGCCGACCTCGTCCTGCTGGCCCTGCCGGACGACACGCTCGCCGGGATGGTGCGTGGCTTCGTCGCCACCGGTTCCCTGCGACCGGGCCAGATCGTCGTGCACACCTCCGGGGCACACGGCATCGACGTCCTCGCCCCCGCCGCCGAGGCCGGGGCGTTGCCGCTGGCCCTGCACCCCGTGATGACCTTCGCCGGTCGCGCCGAAGACCTCGACAGACTGGCCGCGTGCAGCGTCGGCGTCACGGCCACCGAGGGTGACGAAGCGGCGTGGAACGTCGGTGAGGCGTTGACCGTGGAGATGGGCGCGGAGCCGGTGCGGGTCCCTGACGAAGCGCGAGCGCTCTATCACGCGGCGTTGGCGCATGGTGCGAACCACCTGATGACCCTGGTCGCCGATTGCGCGGAATTGTTGCGGGAGGCGGGAATCGCCCAGCCCGAACGCCTGGTGGCTCCGTTGTTGTCGGCGGCGTTGGATAATGTTCTGCGACACGGGGACCGGGCGCTGACCGGGCCGGTGGCCCGTGGTGATCTCGGCACCGTGCGCAAGCATCTCGCGGTGCTGGCCGAACGTGGCCCCGACGTCGCCCCGAGCTATCGCGCGCTGGCCAGGCGCACGCTGGCGCGCGGCGACGCCGCCGGGCTCCTGGACGCCTCGGCCGCCGCCGAGCTCGCCGAACTCCTGAGTGATCCCGCAGATCCCGCCGAAGGGCAGCAAAACCAGTGA
- a CDS encoding DUF6779 domain-containing protein: MTGVGDDSRGRLAGRPWLVVGLVLAVGATLALVLSDDLRYLRLGIVAALWAALIGAFLAVRYRKHVSQSEDAVAEAQAVYELELEREIAARREFELEIEAESRQAAESRSQDELEALRAEVSALRESLQSLFGGEVLLERVALTAQATRMRSLDNKQLMSAGAENGNGKPQLMPAKSTTIDIDERERARERPTEMIDRVLEPAAARAGTPPAARRKPSNGQVNGSNSANGHGQAKQVQRPKPVDESTRRSMRKADARASKAAEALAAEAARRERLELSNPGMSPAEVSRPTPRGDAQRKTPPPVTPAEVSRPSMPGVSRAEVSQPSMPAVVRQPQRPESQRPESQHPEPQRPEPQRTEPPRRPQQPSLQQRLDAGPVQRPSAPRPEEQTRKETPPVTPAAQAKPVNRVEPDRPRPDRELGLSRPGMKPAGGTPPPPNKPAAREPMEATGEWKPSWTPERPVSDLSAAFPKKDDFQDRLRPTPPPKPQQPQQSVSLPRPEQRPEPRREPEPPTPNPVVAEPARGAEPVRQLEPEPVRRPAAEAPSRHGGGAEEPPAVNPTLPEEVRVPQNGGGGRRRRAAEDSSVSLTPAPAVPEPTGGGRRRRPDGEPPAWQSSESSGGRHGGKRAKPEDETPSRNGSSHSRPETPAAGSHASGRSVMDLLAANGANESTPRRRRRAED, translated from the coding sequence ATGACCGGGGTGGGTGACGACTCGCGCGGCCGCCTCGCGGGTAGGCCGTGGCTTGTCGTCGGCTTGGTTCTCGCTGTCGGCGCGACTCTCGCGTTGGTGCTTTCCGACGATCTCCGCTATTTACGGCTGGGCATCGTCGCGGCGCTGTGGGCCGCCTTGATCGGTGCGTTCCTGGCGGTCCGCTACCGCAAGCACGTGTCACAGAGCGAGGACGCCGTCGCCGAGGCGCAAGCCGTCTACGAGCTCGAGCTGGAACGCGAGATCGCCGCCCGTCGCGAGTTCGAGCTGGAGATCGAAGCCGAGAGCCGTCAGGCCGCCGAGAGCCGCTCGCAGGACGAGCTCGAAGCGCTCAGAGCCGAGGTGAGCGCTCTGCGGGAAAGCCTCCAGTCGCTCTTCGGCGGCGAGGTGCTTCTCGAACGCGTCGCGCTCACCGCGCAGGCCACCCGGATGCGGTCCCTCGACAACAAGCAGCTGATGAGCGCCGGAGCCGAGAACGGCAACGGCAAACCTCAGCTGATGCCCGCCAAGAGCACCACGATCGACATCGACGAGCGCGAGCGTGCGCGGGAACGCCCGACCGAGATGATCGACCGCGTCCTCGAACCCGCGGCGGCGCGGGCCGGGACGCCGCCGGCCGCCCGTCGCAAGCCGTCGAACGGCCAGGTCAACGGCTCGAACAGCGCCAATGGCCACGGCCAGGCCAAGCAGGTCCAGCGGCCGAAGCCGGTCGACGAATCCACTCGCCGCAGCATGCGCAAGGCGGACGCCCGCGCTTCGAAGGCGGCCGAGGCGCTCGCCGCCGAAGCCGCCCGCCGCGAGCGGCTCGAGTTGTCCAACCCCGGCATGTCGCCCGCCGAGGTCTCCCGGCCGACGCCGAGGGGCGACGCCCAGCGCAAGACCCCGCCGCCGGTGACACCCGCCGAGGTGTCCCGCCCGTCCATGCCGGGTGTCTCCCGCGCCGAGGTCTCGCAGCCGTCGATGCCCGCCGTCGTCCGGCAGCCCCAGCGCCCGGAATCCCAGCGCCCGGAATCCCAGCACCCGGAACCCCAGCGTCCGGAACCCCAGCGCACCGAACCGCCTCGCCGTCCGCAGCAGCCTTCGTTGCAGCAACGGCTGGATGCGGGCCCCGTGCAGCGGCCGTCCGCGCCGCGGCCGGAGGAGCAGACCCGCAAGGAGACGCCGCCGGTGACGCCCGCCGCGCAGGCGAAGCCGGTCAACCGGGTCGAGCCGGATCGTCCGCGGCCGGACCGCGAGCTCGGCCTGTCCCGTCCCGGGATGAAGCCGGCCGGTGGCACGCCGCCGCCCCCGAACAAGCCCGCCGCCCGGGAGCCGATGGAGGCCACCGGCGAGTGGAAGCCGTCGTGGACGCCGGAGCGCCCGGTGTCCGATCTGAGCGCCGCGTTCCCCAAGAAGGACGACTTCCAGGACCGGCTGCGCCCCACGCCGCCACCGAAACCCCAGCAACCCCAGCAATCGGTGTCCCTGCCGCGCCCCGAGCAGCGGCCGGAGCCGCGTCGTGAGCCGGAGCCGCCGACCCCGAACCCGGTCGTGGCCGAGCCGGCTCGCGGGGCCGAGCCCGTGCGGCAGCTGGAGCCCGAACCCGTGCGCCGTCCGGCGGCCGAGGCGCCGTCGCGGCACGGTGGCGGCGCCGAGGAGCCGCCCGCGGTCAACCCGACGCTGCCCGAGGAGGTCCGCGTGCCGCAGAACGGCGGTGGCGGACGCCGTCGCCGGGCGGCGGAGGACTCGTCGGTCTCGCTCACCCCGGCCCCCGCCGTGCCGGAGCCCACCGGGGGCGGCCGTCGCCGCCGTCCGGACGGCGAGCCCCCGGCCTGGCAGAGCTCCGAGTCCTCCGGCGGCCGTCACGGTGGCAAGCGGGCGAAGCCGGAAGACGAGACGCCGTCGCGGAACGGGTCTTCGCACAGCCGTCCGGAGACACCCGCCGCCGGTTCCCACGCCTCCGGCCGGTCGGTGATGGACCTGCTCGCGGCGAACGGCGCGAACGAGTCCACTCCGCGGCGCAGGCGGCGTGCCGAGGATTGA
- a CDS encoding class I SAM-dependent methyltransferase → MTDWQATFTATFGAPASAVSARIWAETYGDEYPAELDTYSFVTRTDLRAITAGTRLEPGGRLADIGCGRGGPGLWVAARTRARLTGVDIAETALASARRRAETAPEVEAAEFKVGSFSDTGLEDASSDAVMSVDALLFAPDKRRACEEFARILVPGGRLLVTTWDFDGQPENRPPQVPDHRPLLAAAGFDVLSYEETPDWRTRQRRTMELSLERVAELAAESGADPANLRASLELALRNQDLMTRRVLIVASRR, encoded by the coding sequence ATGACCGACTGGCAGGCCACGTTCACCGCGACGTTCGGCGCGCCCGCCTCGGCGGTTTCCGCGCGGATCTGGGCCGAAACGTACGGTGACGAGTACCCCGCCGAACTGGACACCTACAGCTTCGTGACCCGGACCGACCTCCGCGCCATCACGGCCGGGACGCGACTGGAACCGGGCGGGCGGCTGGCCGACATCGGCTGCGGGCGCGGCGGTCCGGGGCTGTGGGTGGCCGCGCGGACCCGCGCGAGGCTCACCGGCGTCGACATCGCGGAGACGGCGCTGGCTTCGGCGCGGCGTCGCGCGGAGACGGCGCCGGAGGTGGAAGCGGCCGAGTTCAAGGTGGGCAGCTTCTCGGACACGGGATTGGAGGACGCGTCGTCCGACGCGGTGATGAGCGTCGATGCGTTGCTGTTCGCGCCCGACAAGCGGCGCGCCTGCGAGGAGTTCGCGCGGATCCTCGTGCCCGGCGGGCGTTTGCTCGTCACGACCTGGGACTTCGACGGGCAGCCGGAGAACCGGCCGCCACAGGTGCCCGACCACCGGCCGTTGCTGGCGGCGGCGGGGTTCGACGTCCTTTCCTATGAAGAGACGCCGGATTGGCGGACGCGGCAGCGGCGGACGATGGAACTCTCGCTGGAACGCGTGGCGGAACTGGCGGCGGAATCCGGCGCGGATCCGGCGAACCTGCGGGCGAGCCTCGAACTGGCCCTGCGGAACCAGGACCTGATGACACGGCGGGTGCTGATCGTCGCCTCGCGCCGCTGA
- a CDS encoding type III pantothenate kinase: MLLTVDVGNTNIVLGLYSGPELIGDWRMRTDARMTADELALTMRGLLGSHADAITGISALSTVPAVLRELRVMLSRYYGRLPKIVIEPGVRTGVPLLVDNPKEVGADRLVNTLAAHHLHPSTACVVVDFGTSTNVDAISAKGEFLGGAFAPGIEISVDALAARAAALRKVELAPPRSVIGKNTVECLQSGILYGFAGQVDGLVKRIERELSPGGTDPVAVIATGGLAPLVLEESETITEHAPDLTLLGLRLVYERNHASARP, encoded by the coding sequence TTGCTGCTCACGGTCGACGTCGGCAACACCAACATCGTGCTCGGCCTGTACTCCGGGCCCGAGCTGATCGGTGACTGGCGGATGCGCACCGACGCGCGGATGACCGCCGACGAACTCGCGTTGACCATGCGCGGTCTCCTCGGCTCGCACGCCGACGCGATCACCGGGATCAGCGCGCTGTCCACGGTTCCCGCCGTGCTGCGGGAGCTGCGCGTCATGCTTTCGCGTTACTACGGGCGGTTGCCGAAGATCGTCATCGAGCCGGGAGTGCGCACCGGCGTGCCGCTCCTGGTCGACAACCCCAAGGAGGTGGGCGCGGACCGGCTGGTGAACACCCTGGCCGCGCACCATCTGCACCCGTCCACCGCTTGCGTGGTGGTGGATTTCGGGACTTCGACCAATGTGGACGCCATCTCCGCCAAGGGCGAGTTCCTCGGCGGCGCGTTCGCGCCCGGCATCGAGATCTCGGTCGACGCGCTGGCCGCGCGGGCCGCGGCGCTGCGCAAGGTGGAACTGGCGCCACCGCGGTCGGTGATCGGGAAGAACACCGTGGAATGCCTGCAATCCGGCATCCTCTACGGTTTCGCCGGCCAGGTCGACGGCCTGGTGAAGCGGATCGAGCGCGAGCTCTCGCCGGGCGGGACCGATCCGGTCGCGGTGATCGCGACCGGCGGCCTCGCGCCCTTGGTGCTCGAGGAGTCCGAGACGATCACCGAGCACGCGCCGGACCTCACCCTGCTGGGCCTCCGGCTGGTCTACGAACGGAACCACGCCTCCGCCCGCCCGTGA